Proteins from one Chitinophaga oryzae genomic window:
- a CDS encoding AraC family transcriptional regulator, with protein sequence MIRKGEGFKGQRAIVIPRNILQEKCAADPVMQTMYITDIGYYPKAKFHYRKRPGGAPEHILIYCLEGRGNIRLSKKDHPIKAGDCFIIPRDWPHAYQAHDTDPWTIYWAHFAGHSADAIVHTSLQQLNSHQTFLPHAHERLALFDNIYQQLERGYRTDNLLYANMSFWAFLASCIYPGSYHPGKTKPEQDTIDHAIDYMNQHLDRMLTLEQMARSINLSISHFSALFKSNTGYSPIEYFNHLKVQKACQYLHFTHLRVKEIASLLGMEDPYYFSRLFTKVMGLSPAQYRTKKQEP encoded by the coding sequence ATGATCAGAAAAGGAGAAGGCTTTAAAGGGCAGCGCGCGATAGTGATACCCCGTAATATCCTGCAGGAGAAATGCGCGGCCGACCCGGTGATGCAAACCATGTATATCACCGACATCGGTTATTATCCGAAGGCGAAGTTTCACTACCGCAAACGCCCCGGCGGTGCGCCGGAGCATATCCTGATCTATTGCCTGGAGGGCAGGGGCAACATCCGTCTCAGTAAAAAAGACCATCCCATCAAGGCCGGCGATTGTTTTATTATCCCGCGGGACTGGCCCCATGCCTACCAGGCGCACGATACCGACCCATGGACCATCTACTGGGCGCATTTTGCAGGCCATAGCGCCGATGCCATTGTGCACACGTCGCTGCAGCAACTTAACAGTCACCAGACATTCCTGCCGCACGCCCACGAGCGGCTGGCCTTATTCGATAATATTTACCAGCAGCTGGAAAGAGGTTACCGTACAGACAACCTGTTGTATGCCAACATGAGTTTCTGGGCTTTCCTGGCTTCCTGTATCTACCCCGGCTCCTATCATCCGGGGAAAACGAAGCCGGAACAGGATACGATCGACCACGCTATTGACTATATGAACCAGCACCTGGACCGTATGCTGACACTGGAACAGATGGCACGGTCCATCAATTTGTCCATCTCCCATTTCTCCGCCCTGTTTAAAAGCAATACCGGGTATTCACCCATCGAATACTTCAACCACCTGAAAGTACAGAAAGCCTGTCAGTACCTGCATTTCACCCATTTACGGGTAAAAGAGATCGCGTCGTTGCTGGGCATGGAAGACCCTTATTATTTCTCCCGGTTGTTTACCAAAGTCATGGGCCTTTCACCGGCACAATACCGCACCAAAAAACAGGAACCATAA
- a CDS encoding DUF1553 domain-containing protein codes for MKKHMRSTSTFRAAVLLSVVAGMVVTACHSRKRTDFSAEVKPILNKHCISCHGGVKQSGGFSVLFREEALGNTKSGKPAIIPGHPEKSEFIRRLTCKDPKERMPQKGEPLTAAEIDILTRWVKEGAEWGEHWAYVPLKQVPVPDVSIDNGNDIDRFIIEKLNAEGLKPSKPADPLTLLRRVSLDLTGLPPTPGMVASFTTDHSPAAYQRMVDSLLQSPHYGERWASMWLDLARYSDTKGYERDASRSIWRYRDWVIDAFNQDMPYDSFTIAQLAGDLLPHPTNGQLIATAFNRNTMTNDEGGTQDEEFRTAAVMDRVSTTMEVWQGVTIGCVQCHSHPYDPFRFEDYYKLLAFMNNTRDEDTHMEHPKLRLYDSIGLAEVNRISDWVKQHGNTAQVADVQQFMKVLEPKVHAHDCDNYVNGALYDTKYLGVRHNGSCRLPAQATGGKTQLLMNYWTGNTGGVLECRLDSLNGPVYFTQTLAPTNDRKVISIPLKPTTGKHDLYLKFRNASLKPNDPVCMVEWFAFRDDLPGKGQPGYDAVNNELLALVNSQPQDIPVMIENPPVMQRTTRIFERGNWLVLGKAVTPDVPHSLNPFPANAPRNRLGLAQWITAPGNPLTARVMVNRLWEQLFGTGIVETVEDFGTQGFLPSHPELLDWLSYQYIHQYRWSTKKLLREIVLSSTYQQDATTTPALQEKDPANRLLARGPHFRLTAEEVRDQALAVSGLLNRNMHGPAVMPYQPEGIWQSVWSGEYWKTAEDGNQYRRALYVFQKRTSPYPSMITFDGSSREVCLQRRIRTNTPLQALVTLNDPVYVETARALAQHMQRNGNNDAAAGIRWGYQTAVCRQLSDNKLAVLQRLYKQALQQYKKSPADAKALLQCKETPQQLAELAALTVVANAIMNLDEFLIKS; via the coding sequence ATGAAAAAACACATGCGCTCTACATCCACGTTCCGGGCAGCCGTGTTGCTGTCCGTAGTTGCCGGTATGGTGGTGACCGCCTGCCATTCACGCAAGCGCACTGACTTCAGCGCGGAAGTCAAGCCTATACTCAACAAACACTGTATCAGTTGCCATGGCGGCGTAAAACAAAGCGGTGGCTTCAGCGTCCTTTTCCGGGAAGAAGCCCTTGGCAACACCAAATCAGGCAAGCCTGCCATTATCCCCGGTCATCCGGAGAAAAGCGAGTTTATCCGCCGCCTTACCTGTAAGGACCCGAAAGAACGGATGCCGCAGAAAGGGGAACCGCTTACCGCCGCCGAAATAGATATCCTCACCCGCTGGGTGAAGGAGGGCGCCGAATGGGGCGAGCACTGGGCTTATGTGCCCCTGAAACAGGTCCCTGTGCCCGATGTCAGCATTGACAACGGCAATGACATCGATCGTTTTATCATCGAAAAGCTGAATGCCGAAGGGCTGAAACCATCCAAACCTGCCGATCCGCTGACACTGCTGCGCCGCGTAAGCCTGGACCTGACCGGCCTGCCGCCCACGCCCGGCATGGTGGCGTCTTTCACCACAGACCACAGTCCCGCTGCCTACCAGCGCATGGTCGATTCCCTGCTGCAGTCGCCCCACTATGGCGAACGCTGGGCCTCCATGTGGCTGGACCTCGCCCGCTATTCCGATACCAAAGGATATGAAAGGGACGCCAGCAGGAGTATCTGGCGTTACCGCGACTGGGTCATCGACGCCTTCAACCAGGACATGCCGTACGACAGCTTCACCATCGCGCAGCTGGCCGGCGACCTGCTGCCGCATCCGACCAACGGTCAGCTGATCGCTACCGCGTTTAACCGCAACACCATGACCAACGACGAAGGCGGCACCCAGGACGAAGAGTTCCGCACCGCCGCCGTGATGGACCGCGTAAGCACCACCATGGAAGTATGGCAGGGCGTCACCATCGGTTGCGTGCAATGCCACAGCCATCCGTACGACCCTTTCCGGTTTGAAGATTATTACAAGCTGCTGGCTTTCATGAATAATACCCGCGACGAGGACACCCATATGGAACACCCTAAGCTGCGCCTGTACGACAGTATCGGCCTGGCGGAAGTGAACCGTATCAGCGACTGGGTGAAACAACACGGCAATACCGCACAGGTGGCCGACGTACAGCAGTTCATGAAAGTGCTGGAGCCTAAAGTACATGCGCACGACTGCGACAACTACGTCAACGGCGCACTCTATGATACCAAATACCTCGGCGTACGCCACAACGGCAGCTGCCGCCTGCCAGCACAGGCTACCGGCGGCAAAACACAGCTGCTGATGAACTACTGGACCGGCAACACCGGCGGTGTGCTCGAATGCCGGCTGGACAGCCTCAACGGCCCGGTGTATTTCACACAGACGCTGGCGCCCACCAACGACCGCAAGGTGATCTCCATCCCGCTGAAACCTACTACCGGTAAGCACGACCTGTACCTGAAGTTCCGCAATGCATCGCTGAAGCCCAACGACCCGGTATGTATGGTGGAATGGTTCGCTTTCCGCGACGACCTGCCCGGTAAAGGCCAGCCCGGATATGACGCTGTTAACAACGAGCTGCTGGCGCTGGTCAACTCCCAGCCGCAGGACATCCCCGTGATGATCGAAAATCCGCCGGTGATGCAGCGGACTACCCGTATTTTTGAACGCGGCAACTGGCTGGTGTTAGGCAAAGCCGTCACCCCCGACGTGCCGCATTCCCTAAACCCATTCCCTGCCAACGCGCCACGCAACCGCCTCGGGCTGGCGCAATGGATCACCGCTCCGGGCAACCCGCTGACAGCGCGGGTGATGGTGAACCGCCTCTGGGAACAATTGTTCGGCACCGGTATCGTAGAAACCGTGGAAGACTTCGGCACACAGGGCTTCCTGCCCTCCCACCCGGAGCTGCTGGACTGGCTCTCCTATCAGTATATCCATCAGTATCGCTGGAGCACTAAAAAGCTGCTGCGCGAAATCGTTCTTTCCTCCACTTACCAGCAGGATGCCACCACCACACCGGCACTGCAGGAGAAAGACCCTGCCAACCGCCTGCTGGCCAGAGGCCCGCATTTCAGGCTCACCGCCGAAGAAGTGAGGGACCAGGCGCTGGCCGTCAGCGGCCTGCTGAACCGTAACATGCATGGCCCCGCCGTCATGCCTTACCAGCCGGAAGGCATCTGGCAGAGCGTGTGGAGCGGCGAGTACTGGAAGACAGCAGAAGACGGTAATCAATACCGGCGCGCCCTGTACGTGTTCCAGAAACGGACCAGCCCCTATCCTTCCATGATCACGTTCGACGGCTCCAGCCGCGAGGTATGCCTGCAACGCCGTATCCGAACCAACACGCCTTTACAGGCGCTGGTAACGCTCAACGATCCGGTGTACGTGGAGACTGCCCGCGCACTGGCGCAGCATATGCAGCGCAACGGTAACAACGACGCTGCTGCGGGTATCCGTTGGGGTTATCAGACCGCCGTCTGCCGGCAGTTATCCGATAATAAGCTGGCCGTACTGCAACGGCTGTACAAACAGGCACTGCAACAGTATAAAAAATCGCCTGCCGATGCGAAGGCGCTGCTGCAATGCAAAGAAACGCCGCAGCAACTGGCGGAACTGGCCGCTCTCACCGTGGTAGCCAATGCTATTATGAATCTCGACGAATTTCTGATCAAATCATAA
- a CDS encoding DUF1501 domain-containing protein: MRLLREANEETLRFITRRHFLLDCVTGLGAAALGSFLTSCGSSAAARPDFSADPMAPRAPHFPGRAKSVIYLHMAGAPSQLELFDYKPDLQKLHNQLCPQSLLEGKKFAFIRGVPKMLGPQAVFAQHGESRAWVSDHMPHFATMADEVSFLKAVQTDQFNHGPAQLLMQTGSARLGRPSIGSWVTYGLGTENSNLPGFVVLTSGGKTPDAGKSVWGSGFLPSVYQGVQCRTKGDPVLFLTDPEGMDRNLRKQSIEAINDINRQEYETFGDPETMARISQYELAYKMQISVPDVMDINKEPAYIHEMYGTQPGKESFANNCLLARKLVEKGVRFVQLYDWGWDSHGTDENLAIDYGFRNKCREIDRPITALLKDLKQRGLLDETLVVWGGEFGRTPMQENRDGKDTPYLGRDHHVEAFTMWMAGAGIKKGFTWGETDEIGYAAVKGKVAINDIHATILQQLGFDHEKLTYQFQGRPFRLTDVGGHVITPILA, encoded by the coding sequence ATGAGATTGCTCCGGGAAGCCAATGAAGAAACATTGCGCTTCATCACCCGTCGGCATTTCCTGCTGGATTGCGTGACCGGCCTCGGCGCCGCCGCACTGGGCTCTTTTCTGACCAGCTGCGGCAGCAGTGCCGCCGCCAGGCCCGATTTCAGCGCAGATCCCATGGCGCCCCGCGCCCCGCACTTTCCCGGCAGGGCTAAAAGCGTGATATACCTGCATATGGCGGGCGCTCCTTCACAACTGGAACTTTTTGACTATAAACCGGACCTGCAAAAGCTGCATAATCAGCTCTGCCCACAGTCATTACTGGAGGGCAAAAAATTTGCGTTCATCCGTGGCGTACCCAAAATGCTGGGGCCGCAGGCCGTTTTTGCGCAGCATGGCGAATCACGGGCATGGGTATCCGATCATATGCCCCATTTCGCCACCATGGCCGACGAGGTAAGTTTTCTGAAAGCCGTGCAGACCGACCAGTTCAACCACGGCCCTGCGCAGCTGCTGATGCAAACCGGCAGCGCGCGGCTCGGCAGGCCGAGCATCGGTTCATGGGTGACTTATGGTCTCGGTACGGAAAACAGCAACCTGCCCGGCTTTGTAGTGCTCACCTCCGGCGGTAAAACGCCCGATGCCGGCAAAAGCGTGTGGGGCAGCGGTTTCCTGCCGTCTGTTTACCAGGGCGTGCAGTGCCGCACCAAAGGCGACCCTGTGCTGTTCCTTACAGATCCCGAAGGCATGGACCGTAATCTCCGTAAACAATCTATCGAAGCGATCAACGATATCAACCGCCAGGAGTATGAAACCTTCGGCGATCCGGAAACGATGGCCCGCATTTCACAGTATGAACTGGCGTATAAAATGCAGATCTCCGTTCCCGACGTGATGGATATCAACAAAGAACCGGCTTATATTCATGAGATGTATGGCACACAGCCCGGCAAAGAGTCTTTCGCCAACAACTGCCTGCTGGCCCGTAAACTGGTGGAGAAAGGCGTACGTTTTGTACAGCTGTACGACTGGGGCTGGGACAGCCACGGCACCGACGAAAACCTGGCCATCGACTATGGTTTCCGCAACAAATGCAGGGAGATAGACCGTCCAATTACCGCGCTGCTGAAAGACCTGAAACAACGCGGTCTGCTCGACGAAACACTCGTGGTGTGGGGTGGTGAGTTTGGCCGTACGCCGATGCAGGAAAACCGTGACGGCAAAGACACGCCTTACCTCGGCCGCGACCATCATGTGGAAGCTTTTACCATGTGGATGGCCGGCGCCGGTATCAAAAAAGGCTTCACCTGGGGAGAGACAGACGAAATCGGCTACGCCGCCGTGAAAGGCAAAGTGGCCATCAACGACATACACGCTACCATCCTGCAACAGCTGGGGTTTGACCATGAAAAGCTGACCTACCAGTTCCAGGGCCGGCCTTTCCGGCTGACAGACGTAGGCGGACATGTGATCACGCCCATCCTGGCTTAA
- a CDS encoding TIM barrel protein, translating into MHTSRRNFLRQSAVMSGAMALASLPSFAARPANGYRLIVMATNWGYPGSIGDFCRDAKQAGYDGIELWWPSEKAAQQALFAALDQHKLHVGYLAGGHDSDYTKHAAQFETALTAATTTGPKPLYINTQSGKDYFTFDQNAALIDISTRITQRNGVPVYHETHRSRMLFAAHVARQFIEKKPDLRLTLDISHWCNVHESLLEDQAETVGKALERAGHIHARIGHPEGPQVNDPRAPEWANAVKAHFNWWDQVVRRHQEAGKPLTMLTEFGPADYMPTLPYTRLPLGNQWDINVYMMHQLKQRYGK; encoded by the coding sequence ATGCACACCAGCAGAAGAAATTTCCTCCGGCAGTCCGCCGTTATGAGCGGGGCGATGGCCCTCGCCTCCCTTCCCTCCTTTGCAGCCCGGCCGGCCAACGGCTACCGGCTGATCGTGATGGCTACCAACTGGGGCTATCCCGGCAGTATCGGCGATTTCTGCCGCGACGCCAAACAAGCCGGCTACGACGGCATCGAACTCTGGTGGCCGTCGGAGAAAGCCGCGCAGCAGGCGCTGTTTGCCGCACTGGACCAGCACAAACTGCATGTAGGGTACCTGGCCGGGGGTCACGACAGCGACTATACGAAACATGCCGCGCAGTTTGAAACTGCGCTTACCGCCGCTACCACCACAGGTCCCAAGCCGCTATACATCAACACACAGTCCGGTAAAGACTATTTTACTTTTGACCAGAACGCTGCGCTGATAGATATCAGCACGCGTATCACACAGCGCAACGGCGTTCCGGTGTATCACGAAACGCATCGTTCCCGTATGTTGTTTGCCGCCCATGTGGCACGCCAGTTCATCGAAAAAAAACCCGACCTGCGCCTCACGCTCGATATTTCCCACTGGTGCAACGTGCATGAGTCGCTGCTGGAAGACCAGGCCGAAACCGTTGGCAAAGCGCTGGAGCGCGCCGGTCATATCCACGCCCGTATCGGTCACCCCGAAGGACCGCAGGTCAACGATCCCCGGGCGCCCGAATGGGCCAATGCCGTGAAAGCGCATTTCAACTGGTGGGACCAGGTAGTGCGGCGGCACCAGGAGGCGGGCAAACCGCTGACGATGCTGACCGAATTCGGTCCGGCCGATTATATGCCCACCCTGCCTTATACGCGGCTGCCGCTGGGCAACCAATGGGATATTAACGTATATATGATGCATCAACTCAAACAGCGCTACGGGAAGTAA
- a CDS encoding c-type cytochrome domain-containing protein, with protein sequence MKILAATGNWNLFIGRIHPLIVHLPIGILMIAFVLALLARSSKRAGLRAALPLLLLAAALSAVASCVAGYLLSLDGGYDEHLLNTHLWLGIGVAVSSALLWLMSVIPAAKRLARFELPLFALLLVLVSAAGHYGGSLTHGDDYLLQAMPPALQSFAGKKAVADNEAAYTNVGDARVYEDLVAPVLSTRCYGCHNAQKLKGGLRLETIALIREGGEHGPVLKDSMPEESELFKRLVLPDNDEHRMPPKGKPQLSPREVELLYWWIAQGAPTGKTVKELKPNPRIQLVLEAMTPGKALDHNEFVPEGAPSAPDRKSMEALEAKGVKVLPIAANSPFVAVSCVNAADFSDADMKLLHPLRSQLIWLDLSGTRITDAALADIAQLTALTRLELKQTAVKGSAATPLAGCGELRYLNLSGTACTPAFLTALAKNKKLQQLYLYQANPDAHTLQQLRQQLPKLSIDTGGYRLEPLASDTIIYKRKTV encoded by the coding sequence ATGAAGATATTAGCAGCAACCGGAAACTGGAATCTTTTCATCGGGAGGATACACCCGCTGATCGTACATCTGCCGATAGGCATCCTGATGATCGCCTTTGTGCTGGCGCTGCTGGCGCGCAGCAGCAAACGGGCCGGCCTGCGGGCCGCGCTGCCATTGCTATTGCTGGCCGCCGCCCTTTCGGCCGTCGCCAGCTGTGTGGCGGGCTACCTGTTATCGCTCGACGGCGGTTACGACGAACATCTGCTCAACACCCACCTGTGGCTTGGGATAGGCGTTGCCGTTAGCAGCGCCCTGCTCTGGCTGATGAGCGTTATCCCTGCCGCCAAACGGCTGGCGCGCTTCGAGCTGCCGCTGTTTGCGCTGCTGCTGGTGCTGGTATCCGCCGCAGGGCACTATGGCGGGTCGCTCACCCACGGCGACGATTACCTGCTGCAGGCCATGCCTCCGGCGCTGCAGTCCTTCGCCGGCAAAAAGGCTGTCGCTGATAACGAAGCCGCCTATACGAATGTAGGCGATGCGCGGGTATATGAAGACCTGGTGGCGCCGGTGCTGTCTACCCGCTGCTATGGCTGTCACAACGCACAGAAACTAAAGGGGGGACTACGGCTGGAAACAATTGCCCTCATCCGTGAGGGAGGCGAACACGGACCGGTATTAAAAGACAGTATGCCCGAAGAGAGTGAATTGTTTAAAAGGCTGGTGTTACCGGACAACGACGAGCACCGTATGCCGCCCAAAGGCAAGCCGCAGCTGTCGCCCCGCGAGGTAGAGCTGCTTTACTGGTGGATTGCGCAGGGAGCGCCCACCGGTAAAACGGTGAAAGAGCTGAAGCCCAATCCGCGTATACAGCTGGTGCTGGAAGCGATGACACCGGGCAAAGCGCTGGACCACAACGAGTTTGTTCCGGAAGGTGCGCCTTCGGCGCCGGATAGAAAAAGCATGGAAGCCCTGGAAGCCAAAGGGGTGAAAGTATTGCCCATAGCGGCCAACAGTCCTTTTGTGGCTGTCAGCTGCGTGAACGCAGCGGATTTCAGCGATGCAGATATGAAGCTGTTGCATCCCCTCCGGTCGCAGCTGATATGGCTGGACCTGTCCGGCACGCGCATTACCGATGCAGCGCTGGCCGACATCGCGCAGCTGACAGCACTTACGCGGCTGGAGCTGAAACAGACGGCTGTCAAAGGTTCCGCGGCCACGCCGCTGGCCGGCTGCGGGGAACTGCGGTACCTGAACCTGAGCGGCACCGCCTGTACGCCGGCTTTCCTGACGGCGCTGGCGAAGAATAAAAAGTTACAGCAGTTGTACCTGTACCAGGCTAACCCTGACGCCCATACGCTGCAGCAATTGCGTCAGCAGCTGCCTAAACTGTCCATCGACACCGGCGGCTACCGGTTGGAGCCACTGGCGTCAGATACTATCATCTACAAAAGGAAAACGGTTTAG
- a CDS encoding HPP family protein produces MLSVQEKKAAHREHHQKAKFIRLRRGIRVARYVMYRETLIDKKNIYWSFIGAFAGIASIGLLSHFYLPVKDNLFLIGSFGASAVLIYGHTQSPLSQPRNLVGGHLLSAVVGVTVGYLVPWPEWEWLACALAVAASLVVMQVTKTVHPPGGATALLAVAGSPAIRKLGFWYVLSPVASGVAILLLVAVVINNMTDIRQYPDKRKWF; encoded by the coding sequence ATGTTATCTGTACAAGAAAAGAAAGCCGCGCACCGGGAACATCATCAGAAAGCGAAGTTCATCCGGCTGCGGCGCGGCATAAGGGTTGCCCGGTATGTGATGTACCGCGAGACATTGATCGACAAAAAGAATATTTACTGGTCATTTATAGGCGCTTTTGCGGGCATTGCCAGTATAGGTTTATTAAGCCACTTTTATCTCCCTGTAAAGGATAACCTGTTCCTGATAGGCTCTTTTGGCGCATCGGCGGTGTTGATTTACGGCCATACGCAAAGTCCGCTATCGCAGCCGCGTAATTTAGTAGGAGGACATTTATTAAGTGCAGTGGTAGGGGTAACGGTAGGGTACCTGGTACCCTGGCCCGAATGGGAATGGCTTGCCTGTGCGTTGGCGGTGGCGGCATCGCTGGTGGTGATGCAGGTCACTAAAACGGTACATCCGCCGGGCGGCGCTACCGCCCTGCTGGCGGTCGCGGGCTCACCGGCCATCCGGAAGCTGGGCTTCTGGTATGTGCTGTCGCCGGTGGCCTCCGGAGTGGCCATACTGTTACTCGTAGCGGTGGTGATAAACAATATGACCGACATCCGGCAATACCCCGATAAACGTAAATGGTTCTAA
- a CDS encoding BamA/TamA family outer membrane protein, translating into MRMPRNLLLPILLCCSVSVNARQAPTSGNSTDTTAPKGLYQRVLHYLQHTNDESKHKKVDLSFIGGPVYTPETSAGIAVMVAAQYRTDRADSLLPLSNVAVFGSVALTGFYGVGLNSTTIFPKDRFRLMLKASFSSRPDKYWGIGYGAGSAKDDYTDYLLLTEKLQADLAINLSNRFYAGLSTHVQNAQAKDIDTGTGKPLMEPKRVFGMGAGPFVVYDTRDFIPNPARGIYARIGYRFYPSFLGNKSVFSKLELQFDWYKRLWKGSILAMDFYAEEHSGDVPWNLLAQAGGSNRLRGYYEGRYRDRNYLAGQVELRQRIYRRSGAVVWVGGGNVFPRFNELSFQRTLISYGIGYRWEFKNRVNIRLDYGRGQDQSGFYFGVNEVF; encoded by the coding sequence ATGCGCATGCCCAGAAACCTGCTGCTTCCCATATTGCTCTGTTGTAGTGTATCAGTAAACGCCCGCCAGGCCCCTACTTCCGGCAACAGTACAGACACCACGGCCCCTAAGGGGTTGTATCAGCGTGTGCTCCATTATCTGCAGCATACCAATGACGAAAGCAAACATAAAAAAGTAGATCTGAGTTTCATCGGCGGACCGGTATACACCCCCGAAACCAGCGCCGGCATTGCGGTAATGGTGGCCGCACAATACCGCACCGACCGGGCGGACAGCCTGCTGCCGCTGTCGAATGTGGCCGTTTTTGGTTCTGTGGCGCTGACAGGTTTTTATGGTGTCGGCCTTAACAGCACCACCATTTTCCCGAAAGACCGCTTCCGGCTGATGCTGAAAGCTTCTTTCAGTTCCCGTCCCGATAAATACTGGGGAATTGGCTACGGAGCCGGTTCTGCGAAAGACGATTATACCGACTACCTGTTGCTCACGGAAAAACTGCAGGCCGACCTGGCCATCAACCTCAGCAACCGCTTCTATGCCGGCCTCAGCACCCATGTGCAGAATGCGCAGGCGAAAGACATCGATACCGGCACGGGTAAACCCCTGATGGAACCCAAACGGGTTTTCGGCATGGGCGCAGGACCTTTTGTAGTATACGACACCCGCGACTTTATCCCCAATCCCGCCCGCGGCATATACGCCCGGATAGGCTACCGCTTCTACCCTTCTTTTTTGGGCAACAAATCGGTTTTTTCCAAGCTGGAACTACAATTTGACTGGTACAAACGTCTCTGGAAAGGCAGCATCCTTGCGATGGATTTCTACGCAGAAGAACATAGCGGTGATGTGCCCTGGAACCTGCTGGCGCAGGCTGGCGGCTCCAACAGGTTGCGCGGCTATTATGAAGGCCGGTACCGCGACCGTAATTATTTAGCCGGCCAGGTGGAACTGCGGCAACGTATCTACCGCCGCAGCGGCGCCGTTGTATGGGTAGGCGGCGGCAACGTATTTCCCCGCTTCAATGAACTCTCCTTCCAGCGAACGCTCATCAGCTATGGCATCGGCTATCGCTGGGAATTCAAAAACCGCGTCAATATCCGGCTGGACTATGGCCGCGGACAAGACCAGTCCGGTTTCTACTTCGGGGTCAACGAAGTATTCTGA
- the xseB gene encoding exodeoxyribonuclease VII small subunit: MMNQELTYEAAYAELQQIAEEIENETVSVDILAEKVKRASVLIEFCQQKLRATEVEVNNIIKQMENKPGA; this comes from the coding sequence ATGATGAATCAGGAACTGACATATGAAGCAGCTTACGCCGAACTACAGCAAATAGCGGAGGAAATAGAAAATGAAACCGTTTCTGTGGACATACTGGCTGAAAAAGTAAAACGGGCTTCCGTACTGATAGAGTTCTGCCAGCAAAAGCTGCGCGCTACGGAAGTGGAAGTCAACAATATCATCAAACAGATGGAAAACAAACCGGGCGCCTGA